The following proteins are encoded in a genomic region of Methylobacterium tardum:
- a CDS encoding monooxygenase family protein, which produces MQGAPVRRSVDLSGYPDLVVVYLGFRVARWRGLLALMGLSRGIAASVRSQPDGLLAHENLFFGLTHVGMRQYWRDLESLETFTRSEPHRTWWRDFSRDSKGSGFWHEAYGRRGMEAIYVGMPAPTGLGLFAPERTPDGAFLSSRQRLAA; this is translated from the coding sequence ATGCAAGGCGCGCCCGTCCGCCGGTCCGTGGATCTCTCCGGCTATCCCGACCTTGTGGTCGTGTATCTCGGCTTCCGGGTCGCCCGCTGGCGCGGCCTGCTCGCGCTGATGGGCCTCAGCCGCGGCATCGCCGCCTCGGTGCGGAGCCAACCGGACGGGCTGCTGGCGCACGAGAACCTGTTCTTCGGGCTGACGCATGTCGGCATGCGCCAGTACTGGCGCGATCTGGAGAGCCTGGAGACCTTCACCCGGTCGGAGCCGCACCGCACGTGGTGGCGGGACTTCTCCCGGGACTCCAAGGGCTCCGGGTTCTGGCACGAGGCCTACGGGCGGCGCGGCATGGAGGCGATCTATGTCGGCATGCCCGCGCCCACCGGTCTCGGGCTGTTCGCCCCCGAGCGGACCCCGGACGGCGCCTTCCTGTCGTCGCGGCAGCGGCTGGCCGCCTGA
- a CDS encoding phage holin family protein — translation MAQGSDPRQAGPSAGASSIQSLIGDALRETNELARKEIALFRAEMAGNIRQLIVGLACMVGSAVFAVVALLVLIGALVKWLATVVGSEWLSALIVGGVLLVVAVGMALWARSVLSLSTLAPTRTTRQVRQDAQALSERVSG, via the coding sequence ATGGCCCAGGGTTCCGATCCGCGCCAAGCCGGCCCCTCTGCCGGCGCCTCCAGCATCCAGAGCCTGATCGGCGACGCCCTGCGGGAGACCAACGAACTCGCCCGCAAGGAGATCGCGCTGTTCCGCGCCGAGATGGCGGGCAACATCCGCCAGCTCATCGTGGGCCTCGCCTGCATGGTCGGCTCGGCGGTGTTCGCCGTGGTCGCCCTGCTGGTCCTGATCGGCGCCCTCGTGAAGTGGCTTGCCACGGTCGTGGGCTCCGAGTGGCTCTCGGCCCTGATCGTCGGCGGCGTGCTGCTGGTCGTCGCCGTCGGGATGGCCCTGTGGGCGCGCAGCGTTCTCTCCCTCTCGACCCTGGCCCCGACGCGCACCACGCGCCAAGTTCGCCAGGATGCCCAGGCTTTGTCGGAGCGCGTGTCCGGATGA
- a CDS encoding TetR/AcrR family transcriptional regulator — translation MSTSISDRTYHHGDLRAALVAAALDLLETAGEAALSLRAAARACGVSAMAPYRHFADKEDLLEAVAARGFEDLAACLEAADSAATGAQALAAQGAAYVAFACRRPALFRLMFMRPCRTPGKSRAYGILEERAAALAGPGMSAEDLTLAAWSLVHGLAALILDRRVPLEGAAAEAAARRITLSFSRLTARG, via the coding sequence GTGTCAACATCGATTTCGGACAGGACCTATCACCATGGCGACCTGCGCGCGGCGCTGGTCGCGGCGGCCCTGGATCTCCTGGAGACGGCGGGCGAGGCAGCGTTGTCGCTGCGCGCAGCGGCCCGGGCCTGCGGCGTCTCGGCCATGGCGCCCTACCGTCACTTCGCCGACAAGGAGGATCTTCTCGAGGCCGTCGCGGCCCGCGGGTTCGAGGATCTCGCCGCCTGTCTGGAGGCCGCCGACAGCGCCGCGACGGGGGCCCAGGCGCTGGCCGCGCAGGGGGCGGCCTACGTGGCCTTCGCCTGCCGGCGCCCGGCCCTGTTCCGGCTGATGTTCATGAGGCCCTGCCGGACGCCGGGCAAATCGCGGGCCTACGGGATCCTGGAGGAGCGGGCGGCGGCCCTGGCGGGCCCGGGGATGTCCGCCGAGGACCTGACGCTCGCCGCCTGGTCGCTGGTCCACGGGCTCGCCGCGCTGATCCTCGACCGCCGGGTGCCCCTGGAGGGCGCGGCCGCCGAGGCCGCCGCCCGGCGGATCACCCTGTCCTTCTCCCGGCTGACGGCGCGCGGCTGA
- the cobD gene encoding threonine-phosphate decarboxylase CobD: MDHSVWSVPAREVAPIAHGGDLGGLRMAYPDAPEPWLDLSTGINPVPYRVPPVEASAWTRLPEAAEVWALREAAAAAYGAPDAAHVVPAPGTQILIETLPRLLAPSRVAVLGPTYAEHAAAWARAGHAVDEVATVAGLRDAQVAVIVDPNNPDGRTLPRAERRALAGALRARGGLLVADEAFADLEPVESLCPHVSAPDVAPGLVVLRSFGKTYGLAGLRLGFAIADPATAARIAAALGPWAVSGPALAIGRAALSDAAWRAQAARDRAADAARLDRMIARAGGRIVGGTSLFRTADFPDGPDLYRRLAASGIAVRRFTERPERLRFGLPAGKGAWCRLSRVLR, from the coding sequence ATGGACCATTCGGTGTGGAGCGTTCCCGCGCGTGAGGTCGCCCCGATCGCGCATGGCGGCGATCTCGGCGGGCTGCGAATGGCCTATCCCGACGCGCCGGAGCCCTGGCTGGACCTGTCGACGGGGATCAACCCGGTCCCGTATCGTGTGCCGCCGGTGGAGGCCAGCGCCTGGACGCGGCTGCCCGAGGCCGCGGAGGTTTGGGCGCTCCGGGAGGCGGCCGCCGCGGCCTACGGCGCGCCGGATGCGGCCCATGTCGTGCCCGCCCCCGGCACGCAGATCCTGATCGAGACCCTGCCCCGGCTCCTGGCGCCGAGCCGGGTCGCGGTGCTCGGCCCGACCTATGCCGAGCACGCCGCTGCCTGGGCGCGGGCCGGCCACGCCGTGGACGAGGTCGCGACCGTCGCGGGGCTCCGGGACGCCCAGGTGGCGGTGATCGTCGATCCCAACAACCCGGACGGGCGGACCCTTCCGCGCGCCGAGCGCCGCGCCCTGGCCGGGGCGCTGCGTGCCCGCGGCGGCCTGCTGGTCGCCGACGAGGCCTTCGCGGACCTGGAGCCGGTGGAGAGTCTGTGCCCGCACGTCTCCGCACCGGACGTGGCGCCGGGCCTCGTGGTGCTGCGCTCCTTCGGCAAGACCTACGGGCTCGCCGGCCTGCGCCTCGGCTTCGCGATCGCCGATCCCGCCACGGCGGCCCGGATCGCCGCGGCGCTGGGCCCCTGGGCGGTGTCGGGTCCCGCCCTGGCGATCGGGCGCGCGGCCCTCTCGGACGCGGCGTGGCGCGCGCAGGCCGCCCGGGACCGCGCGGCGGACGCGGCGCGCCTCGACCGGATGATCGCCCGGGCCGGCGGCCGGATCGTCGGCGGCACGAGCCTGTTCCGGACCGCCGACTTCCCCGACGGGCCGGACCTCTACCGGCGACTCGCGGCGTCCGGGATCGCGGTGCGGCGCTTCACCGAGCGCCCGGAGCGCCTCCGGTTCGGCCTGCCGGCCGGGAAGGGGGCTTGGTGCCGGCTGTCGCGGGTGCTCAGGTAG
- a CDS encoding DUF3618 domain-containing protein, with translation MNDLEKEIEESRARLDDTIDRIQGRLSVPNLVDEMLGNARRVPALNSTYDSALEAVRRNPVPVLLIAAGVGLLFNRMARDAQRRRTEVSAERVPTLNTGAARGYDPDLPTVRPARDPLDRTEI, from the coding sequence ATGAACGACCTCGAGAAGGAGATCGAGGAGAGCCGTGCCCGGCTCGACGACACGATCGACCGCATCCAGGGGCGGCTCTCGGTGCCGAACCTCGTGGACGAGATGCTGGGCAATGCCCGGCGCGTGCCGGCCCTGAACAGCACCTACGATTCGGCCCTGGAGGCGGTGCGCCGCAATCCCGTGCCGGTGCTGCTGATCGCGGCCGGTGTCGGCCTGCTGTTCAACCGGATGGCGCGCGACGCGCAGCGCCGGCGCACGGAGGTCTCGGCCGAGCGCGTGCCGACCCTGAACACCGGTGCGGCCCGCGGTTACGACCCCGATCTCCCGACGGTTCGCCCGGCCCGCGATCCGCTGGACAGGACCGAGATCTGA
- a CDS encoding NAD(P)-dependent oxidoreductase yields MRAVFVDASETLAAVARRLLRPDDPPFAIHADPGITPQDLPAILAGAEIAVIDHTALPGDVAGACAGLKHVVFLGTGARSYMDPEALAAERGIAVHTIKGYGDTAVAECAFALMWASARGLPEMDRAMRAGSWLRTEGIQLTGKTVGLVGFGGIAAEMARLCRGIGMRVLAWNRTPRTHPGVEFVALEHLLAESDVVSLHLLLTDETRGFLSAARIAAMKPGAMLVNTARGAVLDEAALVEALRGGHVARAGLDVFTVEPLPADHPLAALPNVTLSAHSAFRTPEASDNLIGAALDHCRRIAAG; encoded by the coding sequence ATGCGCGCTGTGTTCGTGGATGCCAGCGAGACCCTGGCGGCGGTGGCCCGGCGCCTGCTGCGGCCGGACGATCCGCCCTTCGCGATCCACGCGGACCCCGGCATCACGCCGCAGGACCTGCCCGCGATCCTGGCCGGGGCGGAGATCGCGGTAATCGACCATACCGCCCTCCCCGGCGACGTAGCCGGGGCCTGCGCGGGCCTGAAGCACGTGGTGTTCCTCGGCACCGGCGCGCGCAGCTACATGGACCCGGAGGCGCTCGCGGCCGAGCGCGGCATCGCGGTCCACACCATCAAGGGCTACGGCGACACGGCGGTCGCCGAATGCGCCTTCGCGCTGATGTGGGCCTCCGCCCGGGGCCTGCCCGAGATGGACCGGGCGATGCGCGCCGGATCCTGGCTGCGCACGGAGGGCATCCAGCTCACCGGCAAGACCGTCGGCCTCGTCGGGTTCGGCGGGATCGCGGCCGAGATGGCGCGGCTCTGCCGCGGCATCGGCATGCGGGTGCTCGCCTGGAACCGCACCCCGCGGACGCATCCGGGGGTCGAGTTCGTCGCGCTCGAGCACCTGCTCGCCGAGAGCGACGTGGTCTCGCTCCACCTGCTCCTGACCGACGAGACCCGCGGCTTCCTGTCGGCCGCGCGGATCGCCGCGATGAAGCCCGGCGCGATGCTGGTCAACACCGCCCGCGGGGCGGTGCTCGACGAGGCCGCCCTGGTCGAGGCCCTGCGCGGCGGCCACGTGGCGCGGGCCGGGCTCGACGTGTTCACGGTCGAGCCGCTGCCGGCCGATCACCCGCTGGCGGCCCTGCCCAACGTCACCCTGTCGGCGCACTCCGCGTTCCGCACGCCCGAGGCCAGCGACAACCTGATCGGCGCCGCCCTCGACCATTGCCGACGGATCGCCGCCGGCTGA
- a CDS encoding malonate--CoA ligase, protein MTNHLFSLVRDGVPDLAKTVIETPEGRRYSYADLIARSGAYAASLRAAGVQPGDRVAVQVEKSPEVIFLYLGAVRAGAVFLPLNTAYTPAEIGYFLGDAEPSVFVCDPGKRDALAEAAAKVRQIWTLDAAGGGSAAEAADRQDDAFDDVPRGPEDLAAILYTSGTTGRSKGAMLTHDNLASNARTLVEFWRFTADDVLVHALPVFHTHGLFVATNTVLASGGSMLFLPRLDPKLILSLMPRASVLMGVPTFYTRLLKEPGLTPEAARGMRLFVSGSAPLLAETHREWQARTGHAILERYGMTETNMSTSNPYDGDRVAGTVGFPLPGVSLRVVDPEGGRVLGPDSVGMIEVKGPNVFQGYWRMPEKTAAEFRADGFFITGDLGKVDTRGYVHIVGRGKDLIISGGFNVYPKEVETEIDALPGVVESAVIGLAHPDFGEAVTAVVVGGAGCPDEAGVQAALEGRLARFKCPKRVLFVDELPRNTMGKVQKNLLREAHAGLYRD, encoded by the coding sequence ATGACGAACCATCTCTTCTCCCTGGTGCGGGACGGCGTTCCCGATCTCGCCAAGACTGTGATCGAGACGCCAGAGGGCCGCCGATACAGCTACGCGGACCTGATCGCCCGCTCCGGCGCCTACGCGGCTTCCCTGCGGGCGGCGGGCGTCCAGCCCGGCGACCGGGTGGCCGTGCAGGTCGAGAAGAGCCCCGAGGTAATCTTCCTGTATCTCGGCGCGGTCCGGGCCGGGGCGGTGTTCCTGCCGCTCAACACCGCCTACACGCCGGCGGAGATCGGCTACTTTCTGGGTGACGCCGAGCCCAGCGTGTTCGTCTGCGATCCCGGCAAGCGCGACGCGCTGGCGGAGGCCGCCGCGAAGGTCCGCCAGATCTGGACCCTCGACGCCGCGGGCGGCGGCAGCGCCGCCGAGGCCGCGGACCGGCAGGACGACGCCTTCGACGACGTGCCCCGGGGCCCTGAGGATCTCGCGGCGATCCTCTACACCTCGGGCACGACCGGGCGCTCCAAGGGCGCCATGCTGACCCACGACAATCTGGCGTCAAATGCCCGGACCCTGGTCGAATTCTGGCGGTTCACGGCCGACGACGTGCTGGTCCACGCCCTGCCGGTGTTCCACACCCACGGCCTGTTCGTGGCGACCAACACGGTGCTGGCGAGCGGCGGCTCCATGCTGTTCCTGCCCCGGCTCGACCCGAAGCTGATCCTGAGCCTGATGCCGCGGGCCAGCGTCCTGATGGGCGTGCCGACCTTCTACACCCGCCTCCTCAAGGAGCCGGGCCTCACGCCCGAGGCGGCCCGGGGCATGCGGCTGTTCGTGTCGGGCTCGGCGCCGCTTCTGGCGGAGACGCATCGCGAGTGGCAGGCCCGGACCGGTCACGCCATCCTCGAGCGCTACGGCATGACCGAGACCAACATGAGCACCTCGAACCCCTATGACGGGGACCGGGTCGCCGGCACGGTCGGCTTCCCGCTGCCGGGCGTGTCGCTGCGGGTGGTCGATCCCGAGGGCGGCCGCGTGCTCGGCCCGGACTCGGTCGGCATGATCGAGGTGAAGGGACCGAACGTGTTCCAGGGCTACTGGCGCATGCCCGAGAAGACCGCGGCCGAGTTCCGGGCCGACGGGTTCTTCATCACCGGCGATCTCGGCAAGGTCGACACCCGGGGCTACGTCCACATCGTCGGGCGCGGCAAGGACCTGATCATCTCAGGCGGCTTCAACGTCTACCCGAAGGAGGTCGAGACCGAGATCGACGCGCTGCCGGGCGTGGTCGAATCCGCGGTGATCGGCTTGGCGCATCCGGATTTCGGTGAGGCCGTCACCGCCGTGGTGGTGGGCGGTGCCGGATGCCCCGACGAGGCCGGCGTGCAGGCCGCCCTGGAGGGCCGGCTCGCCCGGTTCAAGTGTCCCAAGCGCGTCCTGTTCGTGGACGAGCTGCCGCGCAACACAATGGGCAAGGTCCAGAAGAACCTGCTCCGCGAGGCGCATGCGGGGCTGTACCGGGACTAA
- a CDS encoding malonyl-CoA decarboxylase codes for MAAISFFGDLLQTISERGRDLIGIGRGDIASRASAGDLVKLCEDLISRRGEASGVALARLILDRYASFGQAERHAFLRAIALDFDADHAAVDAAIAAYRAAPSRARLGSLHEAAEPRSQELIRRLNLARGGTLSLVRMREDLFDLRRALRAGDEADPALMDAVDSLDCDFEHLFASWFNRGFLVLRHIDWTTPAHILEKIIRYEAVHAIADWDDLRARIEPPDRRCFAFFHPALADEPLIFVEVALTGEIASAIAPILSQARKPLQPQAANTAVFYSISNCQKGLAGVTFGNFLIKQVVEDLTREIPTLKTFVTLSPVPGFAAWLARERRADSPQGLLPEDVETLRALDDPDWAADKARAETVRRALIPAAAAYFLRAKNERGRPLDPVARFHLGNGARLDRINFLGDTSRKGLAQSHGLMVNYLYDLAAIERNHETYANLGTVVAAPAVTRELRAKLPPPRAVVLAEA; via the coding sequence ATGGCGGCGATCTCCTTCTTCGGCGACCTGCTTCAGACCATCAGCGAGCGCGGCCGCGACCTGATCGGCATCGGGCGCGGCGACATCGCGTCCCGGGCGAGCGCCGGCGACCTCGTCAAGCTGTGCGAGGACCTGATCTCCCGGCGCGGCGAGGCCTCCGGCGTAGCCCTGGCCCGCCTGATCCTCGACCGCTACGCCAGTTTCGGCCAGGCCGAGCGCCACGCCTTCCTGCGAGCCATCGCCCTCGATTTCGACGCGGACCACGCCGCCGTCGACGCGGCGATCGCCGCCTACCGGGCCGCCCCGTCGCGTGCGCGCCTCGGCAGCCTGCACGAGGCCGCCGAGCCGCGCAGCCAGGAGCTGATCCGCCGCCTCAACCTCGCCCGCGGTGGGACGCTCAGCCTCGTGCGGATGCGCGAGGACCTGTTCGACCTGCGCCGGGCGCTGCGCGCCGGCGACGAGGCCGACCCGGCCCTGATGGATGCGGTCGACAGCCTCGATTGCGATTTCGAGCACCTGTTCGCCTCGTGGTTCAACCGCGGCTTCCTGGTGCTGCGCCACATCGACTGGACCACGCCGGCGCACATCCTGGAGAAGATCATCCGGTACGAGGCGGTCCACGCCATCGCGGATTGGGACGACCTGCGCGCCCGGATCGAGCCGCCGGACCGGCGCTGCTTCGCGTTCTTCCACCCGGCTCTGGCCGACGAGCCGCTGATCTTCGTGGAGGTGGCGCTCACCGGAGAGATCGCCTCGGCGATCGCCCCGATCCTGTCGCAGGCGCGCAAGCCGCTGCAGCCGCAGGCGGCCAACACGGCGGTGTTCTACTCGATCTCGAACTGCCAGAAGGGGCTCGCCGGCGTCACCTTCGGCAACTTCCTGATCAAGCAGGTGGTCGAGGATCTCACCCGCGAGATCCCCACGCTCAAGACCTTCGTGACGCTGTCGCCGGTGCCGGGCTTCGCCGCGTGGCTGGCGCGGGAGCGCCGCGCCGACAGCCCGCAAGGCCTGCTGCCGGAGGATGTCGAGACCCTGCGGGCGCTGGACGATCCGGACTGGGCGGCCGACAAGGCCCGGGCCGAGACGGTGCGCCGGGCGCTGATCCCCGCGGCGGCGGCCTATTTCCTGCGCGCCAAGAACGAGCGCGGGCGCCCCCTCGACCCGGTGGCCCGGTTCCATCTCGGCAACGGCGCGCGCCTCGACCGGATCAACTTCCTGGGCGACACTTCCAGGAAGGGCCTCGCGCAGTCGCACGGCCTGATGGTCAACTACCTCTACGACCTCGCCGCCATCGAGCGGAACCACGAGACCTACGCCAATCTCGGAACCGTGGTCGCGGCCCCCGCGGTGACCCGGGAGCTGCGCGCCAAGCTGCCGCCGCCGCGGGCCGTGGTGCTCGCCGAGGCCTGA
- the cbiB gene encoding adenosylcobinamide-phosphate synthase CbiB, which yields MVHLPGTFADTLAVLAVALGIEAAAGYPDALYRAAGHPVTWIGRLIAALERGLNRGSERRRRIAGCVALALLLAVVGALAWAFTALAGLLVGTLIGPLPAVLLLGLICASLPAQRSLHQHVAAVEQALRTGGLEAGRRAVAMIVGRDPERLDASAVCRAAIESLAENFSDGIVAPAFWIGCLGLPGGALYKAINTADSMIGHRTPRYAAFGWAAARLGDGVNLPAARLAGLLIAGAAALRGADARGALRAMVRDARHHRSPNAGWPEAAMAGALGLRLAGPRVYDGTLVPDAHMGDGRAEATADDIARALALYRTACWLQGGLVLALLALCLSLTG from the coding sequence ATGGTCCATCTGCCCGGTACGTTCGCCGACACGCTCGCCGTCCTCGCCGTCGCCCTCGGGATCGAGGCGGCGGCCGGCTATCCCGACGCGCTCTACAGGGCGGCCGGTCACCCTGTCACCTGGATCGGCCGGCTGATCGCCGCCCTGGAGCGCGGCCTCAACCGCGGCTCCGAACGGCGCCGCCGGATCGCCGGCTGCGTCGCGCTGGCCCTCCTGCTCGCCGTGGTGGGCGCGCTGGCCTGGGCGTTCACCGCACTCGCCGGCCTCTTGGTCGGCACCCTGATCGGCCCCCTCCCCGCCGTGCTCCTCCTCGGCTTGATCTGCGCGAGCCTGCCGGCGCAGCGCAGCCTGCACCAGCACGTCGCCGCCGTGGAGCAGGCCCTGCGGACCGGCGGCCTCGAGGCCGGGCGCCGGGCCGTGGCGATGATCGTCGGGCGCGACCCCGAGCGCCTCGACGCGTCGGCCGTGTGCCGCGCCGCCATCGAGAGCCTGGCGGAGAATTTCTCCGACGGGATCGTGGCGCCGGCCTTCTGGATCGGCTGCCTCGGGCTGCCCGGGGGCGCCCTCTACAAGGCGATCAACACCGCCGACAGCATGATCGGCCACCGCACCCCGCGCTACGCCGCCTTCGGCTGGGCGGCGGCCCGGCTCGGCGATGGCGTGAACCTGCCGGCCGCGCGGCTCGCCGGCCTGCTGATCGCCGGGGCGGCGGCCCTGCGCGGCGCCGACGCCCGGGGGGCGCTTCGGGCGATGGTGCGCGATGCGCGCCATCACCGCTCGCCCAATGCCGGCTGGCCGGAAGCCGCCATGGCCGGGGCGCTGGGCCTGCGGCTCGCGGGGCCGCGGGTCTACGATGGCACCCTCGTCCCCGACGCCCATATGGGCGACGGCCGCGCCGAGGCCACGGCCGACGACATCGCCCGGGCGCTGGCGCTCTACCGGACGGCCTGCTGGCTCCAGGGCGGCCTCGTGCTGGCGCTCCTCGCGCTTTGCCTGTCGCTCACGGGCTGA
- a CDS encoding MFS transporter, which translates to MTTFLDAKARLGLTLIAGGAVANIYYNQPLLGLIVAEFGDRAALWVPTTALVGYGLGIVGLVPLGDALPRRALIVWQCLGLALALLAVGLAPNLASLALAHLVVGVLASAAQQAVPFAAELAPDASRGRVVGQVMTGLLTGILLARTASGFLGAHLGWRPVFLVASLLALAMAGIARATLPHTVQTHPLRYRALMLSILHLARTQPVLRTASLSQALLFAAFNAFWATLALLVEGPPFGLSAAGAGLFGVIGVCGAFVAPISGRFTDRRGAKPVVLGGSLLVALSFLVLWAGGTWSLIAVALGVLLIDIGMNGALIANQTRAYALVPGARGRINTVLFTTLFVFGALGAYAGSQAFLLFGWAGVCAVGLAFSALAVIVAARDPHPPGVRST; encoded by the coding sequence GTGACAACGTTCCTCGACGCGAAGGCCCGGCTCGGCCTGACGCTGATCGCCGGCGGCGCCGTCGCCAACATCTACTACAACCAGCCGCTGCTCGGCCTGATCGTGGCCGAGTTCGGCGACCGCGCCGCCCTGTGGGTGCCGACCACGGCGCTGGTCGGCTACGGCCTCGGCATCGTCGGGCTCGTGCCGCTCGGCGACGCGCTGCCGCGCCGCGCCCTGATCGTGTGGCAGTGCCTCGGCCTCGCCTTGGCGCTGCTGGCCGTGGGCCTCGCCCCGAACCTCGCGAGCCTCGCGCTGGCGCACCTCGTGGTCGGCGTGCTGGCCAGCGCGGCCCAGCAGGCGGTGCCGTTCGCGGCCGAGCTCGCCCCGGATGCGAGCCGCGGCCGGGTCGTCGGCCAGGTGATGACCGGGCTGCTCACCGGCATCCTGCTCGCCCGAACGGCGAGCGGCTTCCTGGGCGCGCATCTCGGTTGGCGGCCGGTCTTCCTCGTCGCCTCTCTGCTGGCGCTCGCCATGGCGGGCATCGCGCGGGCGACCCTGCCGCACACGGTCCAGACGCACCCGCTGCGCTACCGCGCCCTGATGCTGTCGATCCTCCATCTCGCCCGTACCCAGCCGGTCCTGCGCACCGCGAGCCTGTCGCAGGCGCTGCTGTTCGCCGCCTTCAACGCCTTCTGGGCGACGCTGGCCCTGCTGGTGGAGGGGCCGCCCTTCGGGCTCTCCGCCGCCGGGGCGGGGCTGTTCGGGGTGATCGGCGTCTGCGGCGCCTTCGTGGCGCCGATCTCGGGCCGCTTCACCGACCGGCGGGGGGCGAAGCCCGTGGTGCTCGGCGGCAGCCTGCTGGTCGCCCTCTCCTTCCTGGTGCTCTGGGCCGGGGGCACGTGGTCGCTGATCGCGGTGGCGCTCGGCGTGCTGCTCATCGATATCGGCATGAACGGCGCGCTCATCGCCAACCAGACCCGGGCCTACGCGCTGGTCCCCGGCGCGCGGGGGCGCATCAACACCGTCCTGTTCACCACCCTGTTCGTGTTCGGGGCGCTCGGCGCCTATGCCGGCTCGCAGGCTTTCCTGCTGTTCGGCTGGGCGGGGGTCTGCGCGGTCGGCCTCGCCTTCTCGGCGCTGGCCGTGATCGTGGCGGCGCGCGATCCGCACCCGCCGGGCGTGCGGTCTACCTGA